The sequence TCGGGTGAAGATGCTTGTGAGAGAGCTTTAAAAGCTGGAAAGACATACTTAATAATTGTATCGGAAGATGCCTCAGACAACACTAAAAAGAAGTTTTCCGATGCATGCAGATATAGAGGAAACGAAATAAGGTTTTTTGGAGAGAAAGTTTTACTTGGGAGGTATACCGGAAAAGAGCTGAGAAGTGTTATCGCCATTA comes from Clostridia bacterium and encodes:
- a CDS encoding ribosomal L7Ae/L30e/S12e/Gadd45 family protein — translated: MMDEKIYSFIGLATKAGKLLSGEDACERALKAGKTYLIIVSEDASDNTKKKFSDACRYRGNEIRFFGEKVLLGRYTGKELRSVIAIIENGFAKRLIEMIDGKYLQFGGE